One window of Halodesulfovibrio sp. MK-HDV genomic DNA carries:
- a CDS encoding PLP-dependent cysteine synthase family protein has translation MSAVSIMDCIGQTPCLELQMKGGKVYAKAEFLNPGGSIKDRIIRHILDNAEAKGRLTRGMHIAEASSGNTGIALAMVGAAKGYQVTIFMPENASVERQKMIRHLGATVVLTPAEKSVGGAVDALQKLISSNENIFTVGQFVNTENIQAHYRTTARELWEDVSRDIDCFISGIGSGGTLMGVGLYLKEQSPDINIVAVEPKGASALLGHASALHRIEGIGDGFIPEILQPDMISRIIEIDDELAMQFASNLAKSHGVLAGISSGANLAAAALVAEEHPEWRIATILPDRAERYFSTDLFGAL, from the coding sequence ATGAGTGCAGTATCAATCATGGATTGTATCGGACAGACCCCATGTCTTGAGCTCCAGATGAAGGGCGGCAAAGTCTATGCTAAAGCAGAATTCCTTAACCCGGGTGGATCAATAAAAGACAGAATAATACGGCATATTTTGGACAACGCAGAAGCAAAAGGGCGTTTAACTCGCGGTATGCATATCGCAGAAGCTTCCAGTGGCAACACAGGTATTGCTCTAGCGATGGTCGGTGCCGCAAAAGGGTATCAAGTCACTATCTTTATGCCTGAAAATGCAAGTGTTGAGCGACAAAAAATGATTCGCCACTTAGGTGCAACCGTTGTTCTCACACCTGCGGAAAAAAGTGTTGGCGGTGCTGTGGATGCCTTGCAAAAGCTTATTTCGAGTAATGAAAACATTTTTACCGTGGGGCAGTTCGTTAACACGGAAAATATTCAGGCTCATTACCGCACAACTGCTAGAGAATTATGGGAAGACGTTTCACGTGACATAGATTGTTTTATCAGCGGCATCGGTAGTGGAGGCACGTTGATGGGAGTTGGTCTGTATTTAAAAGAACAGTCTCCAGACATTAACATTGTGGCTGTTGAGCCCAAAGGGGCATCTGCCCTGCTTGGCCATGCCTCAGCACTTCACCGCATTGAAGGTATCGGCGATGGTTTCATTCCTGAGATTTTGCAACCTGACATGATTAGCAGAATTATCGAAATTGATGATGAACTAGCTATGCAGTTCGCATCTAACCTTGCAAAAAGTCATGGCGTTCTTGCCGGCATTTCGTCCGGTGCCAACCTTGCAGCTGCAGCCCTTGTCGCTGAAGAACATCCTGAGTGGCGCATTGCAACTATTCTACCGGACAGAGCAGAGCGATACTTTAGCACAGACTTATTCGGGGCACTGTAA
- a CDS encoding DUF4198 domain-containing protein, which yields MARKLWINATESFGLHKSLENPPWHYLVSLGFGHVLPNDDFVDGALTLGEYEVATPSLLKTQLPLPIKEIDTVAGQAGVTVEAGDIAARKISFDEDAEVGTHQVVATTKEEFFALWEEDGKVCTANKPLHEVKDKDVLTSVKYQAFAKAFLKNKEWTEPKELGHALEIIPLTDLSNVHVGDWVTFSVKFMGKPFTCTQETMEFLLASSNTFGGEAGGELEGFFLSAYIVNGRARIKMPTAGAWLINVFSRQDVAPDNELKELSESCHRVYFGSSVTFNVKA from the coding sequence ATGGCTAGAAAATTATGGATTAACGCAACTGAGTCTTTTGGGCTGCATAAATCACTCGAAAATCCGCCTTGGCATTATCTGGTGAGCCTTGGTTTTGGACACGTTCTTCCGAATGATGACTTTGTTGATGGGGCGTTAACCCTTGGTGAATATGAAGTGGCAACTCCATCCTTACTTAAGACACAGCTCCCGTTACCTATTAAAGAAATCGATACGGTGGCAGGTCAGGCAGGCGTAACCGTTGAAGCCGGTGACATTGCAGCACGAAAAATCTCCTTTGATGAAGATGCAGAAGTGGGCACACATCAGGTAGTTGCCACCACTAAAGAAGAATTTTTTGCATTGTGGGAAGAAGATGGAAAAGTTTGCACTGCAAACAAACCTCTGCATGAAGTTAAAGATAAGGACGTTCTTACCAGCGTAAAATATCAGGCTTTCGCAAAAGCATTCCTTAAAAACAAAGAATGGACAGAGCCTAAAGAGCTAGGTCATGCGCTCGAAATTATCCCTCTTACCGATCTTAGCAATGTGCATGTAGGTGATTGGGTAACTTTTAGCGTCAAATTTATGGGCAAGCCATTCACTTGCACACAGGAAACAATGGAGTTTCTTCTTGCATCCTCCAACACCTTTGGCGGCGAAGCCGGTGGAGAACTCGAAGGCTTCTTCCTGTCTGCTTACATCGTAAACGGCAGGGCACGAATCAAAATGCCAACAGCAGGTGCTTGGCTCATTAACGTATTTTCCCGTCAGGACGTAGCTCCGGATAACGAACTAAAGGAACTCAGTGAAAGTTGCCACAGAGTCTACTTCGGCAGCAGCGTAACTTTTAACGTAAAAGCTTAA
- a CDS encoding beta-ketoacyl synthase produces MMYRVAITGIGIVSCLGLDLDSVQKSLRLGKSGIQIVKQREDMGFFSPLSGVIDGFDYAGCGLTRRQRKTMPNFTIQAYSAVTQALKKAGLQSEDIQNARTGLIFGNDSTARAQVEQAKLTEQDGSTAGISSGYCFKAMTSTITLNLNVLLGVRGASWSISSACSSGGHAIGQAADLIAMGRQDRIICGGAQEINWESLCSFDALEAFSRRIDSPAQASRPFDANRDGLVPSGGAAAVVLERYDLAVKRGTTILGEMEAYGFSSDGQDLCRPNGSGLQAAMEDALQRANLTSEDIDLVSAHATATPVGDDAEAFAISSVFGDNNVRVTALKSMTGHELWMSGASQVVYSILQAQGGFTARTINFETPDERSTKLNMVVEENSTPPGRVMLNSAGFGGTNACLIVNTKGL; encoded by the coding sequence ATGATGTATAGAGTGGCAATTACGGGGATTGGGATTGTTTCCTGCCTTGGACTCGATTTAGACAGTGTTCAGAAGAGCTTGCGCCTTGGAAAAAGTGGTATCCAAATAGTTAAGCAGCGGGAAGATATGGGGTTTTTCAGTCCACTTTCCGGTGTCATTGACGGTTTTGATTATGCAGGATGTGGACTTACGCGCCGTCAACGTAAAACGATGCCTAATTTTACAATTCAAGCATACTCTGCAGTTACACAAGCGCTTAAAAAAGCCGGTTTACAATCTGAAGATATTCAGAATGCCCGCACAGGGCTTATTTTTGGTAACGACTCGACCGCACGGGCTCAAGTGGAACAGGCAAAGCTTACAGAGCAGGATGGCTCAACTGCCGGAATCAGCTCCGGCTATTGTTTTAAAGCCATGACTTCTACCATTACGCTGAACTTAAACGTTTTACTCGGGGTTCGTGGTGCATCGTGGAGCATCAGTTCTGCATGCTCAAGCGGTGGTCATGCCATCGGGCAGGCTGCGGATCTAATCGCCATGGGACGGCAAGATAGAATTATCTGCGGTGGAGCTCAGGAAATCAACTGGGAATCACTATGTAGCTTTGATGCGCTTGAAGCGTTTTCGCGTCGTATTGATTCGCCAGCACAGGCAAGCCGCCCATTTGATGCAAACCGTGATGGTCTTGTTCCTTCTGGTGGTGCTGCCGCTGTTGTATTGGAACGATATGATCTAGCTGTTAAGCGTGGTACCACTATTCTTGGTGAAATGGAGGCATATGGATTTTCTTCTGACGGACAAGACTTATGTCGTCCGAATGGCTCCGGTTTACAAGCTGCGATGGAAGATGCGTTGCAGCGTGCTAACTTGACATCGGAAGACATTGATCTCGTGAGCGCTCATGCAACCGCTACCCCGGTTGGAGATGATGCAGAAGCTTTCGCCATCAGTTCCGTCTTTGGTGACAACAACGTGCGTGTTACCGCCTTAAAGTCCATGACAGGACATGAACTATGGATGTCTGGTGCTTCACAGGTTGTGTATTCCATATTACAGGCACAGGGCGGATTCACTGCTCGTACAATAAATTTTGAAACCCCTGATGAAAGAAGCACCAAGCTGAACATGGTTGTTGAGGAGAACTCAACGCCTCCTGGTCGAGTTATGCTAAACTCTGCAGGATTTGGTGGAACCAACGCTTGCTTGATCGTGAATACGAAAGGACTGTAG
- the fabG gene encoding 3-oxoacyl-ACP reductase FabG, translating into MTNPRLSALITGASKGIGAAIAVQLAQDGFDIFLNYRSDHAQAKIVAEQIKATGVSCTLLPFDVADGSAVEKNLAPLLDSPPFVLVNNAGFSADSLFGMMDDNSWKSVIDVHLNGFFNVTRALLPRMMRKRKGRIINIASTAGQTGNPGQTNYSAAKAGLIGATRSLAVEVARRNILINAVAPGFIETEMLDGLPVDEIKKRVPLGRFGRPEEVAYMVSFLCSDKAQYITGQTFSVNGGIHTS; encoded by the coding sequence ATGACTAATCCACGACTCTCTGCTCTTATTACTGGAGCCAGTAAAGGAATTGGAGCTGCAATTGCCGTACAGCTCGCACAGGATGGATTTGATATTTTTCTCAACTACCGGAGCGATCACGCCCAGGCAAAAATTGTTGCAGAGCAAATCAAAGCTACTGGCGTGTCCTGTACCCTGCTTCCCTTTGATGTCGCAGACGGTAGCGCAGTTGAAAAAAATCTTGCCCCTCTTCTTGACTCCCCTCCGTTTGTTTTAGTCAATAATGCTGGTTTTAGCGCGGATTCCTTGTTCGGCATGATGGACGACAATAGTTGGAAAAGCGTTATTGATGTTCATTTGAACGGCTTTTTTAACGTCACCCGTGCTCTTCTGCCTCGTATGATGCGTAAGCGAAAAGGCCGTATCATTAACATTGCTTCCACTGCAGGCCAGACTGGTAATCCGGGGCAGACCAACTACTCCGCAGCAAAAGCCGGCCTCATTGGGGCTACCCGCTCTTTGGCTGTAGAAGTTGCCAGACGCAATATACTGATAAACGCTGTAGCACCTGGCTTTATTGAAACAGAAATGCTTGATGGTCTTCCTGTTGATGAGATTAAAAAGCGGGTTCCACTGGGAAGATTTGGCCGGCCCGAGGAAGTTGCCTACATGGTTTCTTTCCTTTGTTCAGACAAAGCCCAGTACATCACTGGGCAGACATTTTCTGTAAACGGTGGGATCCACACATCATGA
- a CDS encoding thioesterase II family protein has product MSKWIMPALQRGGNVQLFCFPFAGGGASAYRTWLRENTPELEVAAIQLPGRENRITEPLLYDMKSVINSLVEELPRHITRPYAFFGHSLGARMAFEVARTLSKRGHQPPAHIFVSGSRSPEIPEPRPLHKLTDKEFCDELGRFGGTPRELMENPELMALYLPILRADFTVDETYEYTAENPLPVPITAFCGIDDPEATPHEMLGWKNHTTGVFNFTQIEGDHFFIQTQWAEVLKLITDTVKEGACAEHCIAM; this is encoded by the coding sequence ATGTCTAAATGGATTATGCCCGCTCTTCAACGGGGCGGTAATGTTCAGTTGTTCTGCTTTCCTTTTGCAGGAGGCGGAGCATCAGCCTATCGCACATGGCTCCGTGAAAATACTCCAGAACTGGAAGTTGCTGCAATTCAGCTTCCGGGTCGGGAAAACAGAATTACTGAACCACTTCTCTACGATATGAAGTCAGTCATCAACTCTCTTGTCGAAGAACTACCGAGGCACATAACACGACCTTATGCCTTTTTTGGGCACAGCCTCGGAGCACGCATGGCCTTTGAAGTAGCACGAACATTAAGCAAACGCGGACATCAGCCACCTGCACACATCTTTGTTTCAGGGAGTCGTTCGCCGGAAATTCCAGAACCGCGCCCATTGCATAAGCTGACAGACAAAGAGTTTTGTGACGAGCTAGGTCGCTTTGGCGGAACTCCACGCGAATTAATGGAAAATCCAGAATTAATGGCACTGTACCTGCCTATTTTGCGTGCAGATTTTACTGTGGATGAGACGTATGAATACACAGCGGAGAACCCTTTACCGGTTCCAATCACCGCCTTTTGCGGAATAGATGACCCAGAAGCAACTCCGCATGAAATGCTCGGATGGAAAAATCATACCACAGGAGTTTTTAACTTTACGCAGATAGAAGGTGATCACTTTTTCATTCAAACCCAATGGGCAGAAGTGTTGAAGCTTATCACTGACACCGTAAAGGAAGGTGCTTGTGCAGAGCATTGCATCGCTATGTAA
- a CDS encoding RND family transporter — protein sequence MTEQSHRHFKRMGEALVRFRWLSLLLVVALTAGFFFMSQGLTFNGSTKIWFVDNDPAMNRLDVFKQQFGNDHFVYLMLEPNNEKGVFKKDTVNSLRNLAGELEREVPFLKDMTWVGNAEAIDPLQDGIHILRLFEEDVPQDQSKVAARGARALREEDFVGRYISADGNTAAIMLEMSAYPTGEQNPEAQVAYTVYNILSKKEFAGFNSWVVGEPAFMFNYNVLAGKETPMLFGICILVQLILLALLTRTVRSSLVPLLIVVISVLWTFGIIGLTGLQLNLMIIGLPVILICVGVGDAVHVIVAFNERYQSGVPRKKAVKDAIASVGLPCLLTTLTTAAGFFSFIAAPIRPFQEMAWYVPGGVIAALVLTFLLVPFFFSFGREFPKNIKEVPQRKKDIFDRFFARLAEFVIKRPKQIVACFSIFVVAGLIAANFVQIETNNTRLLKKNVPMRQAIEHVDETMGGSMAIEIILDTKKENGVRNAAFLHKMEKLEKSIEQHELVTDVNSVLDALRKVRKGMHGGSEEYYSLPETDGAAAEYLMLYEMAGGDQLDKMLSFDGSIARINARTTALGTAEARTLRTDILEVADSLFAGGVTVETTGSLDMSVALTDNIASGQNASFALAFTVIGLIMIWAMRSVKLGMISMMPNVFPVLMVLGLLGVTGIYMDTVVMSVSAMIIGVAVDDTIHFFIRLRREFEKTGDYESAIRETIIGAGRPLLFTTLTLSLGFSVLMISAMMGWVKIGALAGFAFACALLADLLFAPALVLIFKPFDQKKA from the coding sequence ATGACCGAACAATCACACCGTCATTTTAAACGAATGGGCGAAGCGCTCGTTCGCTTTCGCTGGTTGTCTTTACTTCTGGTGGTTGCTCTAACTGCTGGCTTCTTCTTTATGTCACAGGGACTCACGTTTAACGGATCAACGAAAATATGGTTCGTGGACAATGATCCTGCAATGAACCGCCTTGATGTATTTAAACAGCAGTTCGGGAATGATCATTTTGTATACCTGATGCTGGAACCGAACAACGAGAAGGGCGTTTTTAAAAAGGATACCGTTAACTCTTTACGGAATCTTGCGGGTGAACTGGAACGTGAAGTTCCCTTCCTGAAAGATATGACATGGGTTGGTAATGCTGAAGCCATAGATCCTCTTCAGGACGGAATCCATATTCTCAGACTCTTTGAAGAAGATGTACCACAAGACCAGAGCAAGGTAGCCGCACGTGGTGCACGTGCGTTAAGAGAAGAAGATTTTGTAGGCCGGTATATTTCTGCTGACGGAAACACCGCAGCAATTATGCTCGAAATGAGCGCTTATCCTACTGGTGAACAAAATCCAGAAGCACAAGTGGCCTACACCGTATACAACATATTGAGCAAAAAAGAGTTCGCCGGATTCAATTCATGGGTAGTTGGCGAACCAGCCTTTATGTTCAACTACAATGTGCTGGCTGGCAAAGAAACGCCGATGCTTTTCGGTATCTGCATTCTTGTTCAGCTCATTTTACTTGCTTTACTCACACGCACAGTGCGCTCATCCCTTGTTCCTCTACTAATTGTAGTTATCAGTGTTCTCTGGACGTTTGGGATTATCGGCTTAACAGGACTGCAACTAAACCTAATGATCATCGGTCTACCAGTCATTCTCATATGCGTGGGGGTAGGTGATGCTGTGCACGTAATTGTTGCGTTCAATGAACGTTATCAATCGGGTGTTCCGCGAAAGAAAGCGGTGAAAGATGCCATTGCAAGTGTCGGGCTGCCATGCCTGCTCACAACGCTCACAACCGCAGCAGGTTTCTTCTCTTTTATTGCAGCTCCGATCAGACCATTTCAGGAAATGGCGTGGTACGTGCCGGGTGGTGTTATTGCAGCACTTGTTCTGACATTCCTGCTTGTACCGTTCTTTTTCTCCTTCGGTAGAGAGTTCCCAAAAAACATCAAAGAAGTCCCACAGCGTAAGAAAGATATCTTCGATCGTTTTTTTGCCCGCCTCGCTGAGTTCGTCATCAAAAGACCAAAACAGATTGTTGCCTGCTTCTCCATTTTTGTTGTGGCTGGACTTATTGCGGCAAACTTTGTGCAAATCGAAACGAATAACACACGCTTGCTGAAAAAAAATGTGCCAATGCGTCAGGCTATTGAGCATGTCGATGAGACTATGGGCGGCTCCATGGCAATCGAGATCATTCTGGACACTAAAAAAGAAAACGGCGTACGTAACGCAGCTTTTCTTCACAAAATGGAAAAACTCGAAAAGAGCATTGAGCAACACGAACTTGTTACAGACGTAAATAGCGTTCTCGACGCTTTACGGAAGGTTCGTAAAGGGATGCACGGCGGATCGGAAGAATATTATTCTCTCCCCGAAACAGACGGCGCAGCGGCAGAATATCTTATGTTGTATGAAATGGCCGGTGGTGACCAGCTAGACAAAATGCTTTCCTTTGATGGTTCTATTGCGCGAATTAATGCTCGTACTACTGCTCTGGGAACTGCTGAGGCACGTACTCTGCGCACTGATATCCTTGAAGTTGCCGACAGTCTTTTTGCAGGCGGTGTAACTGTAGAAACTACTGGTTCTCTCGATATGTCGGTTGCCCTTACTGACAATATTGCTTCAGGCCAGAATGCAAGCTTTGCATTAGCTTTTACAGTGATCGGGCTCATCATGATATGGGCAATGCGCTCCGTTAAGCTCGGTATGATCAGCATGATGCCGAACGTATTCCCTGTCTTAATGGTGCTTGGTTTACTTGGTGTAACAGGCATCTACATGGACACAGTTGTTATGAGTGTCAGCGCAATGATCATCGGCGTTGCGGTTGATGACACTATTCATTTCTTTATCCGCCTCCGCAGAGAATTTGAAAAAACTGGAGACTATGAATCTGCCATTCGGGAAACAATCATCGGCGCTGGCCGTCCGCTTCTTTTCACCACACTTACATTATCCCTTGGTTTCAGCGTGCTGATGATCTCTGCCATGATGGGCTGGGTTAAAATTGGTGCACTCGCAGGTTTTGCTTTTGCGTGTGCATTGCTTGCAGACTTACTGTTTGCACCAGCTCTCGTGCTGATATTTAAACCATTTGACCAGAAAAAAGCGTAA
- a CDS encoding 4'-phosphopantetheinyl transferase superfamily protein has translation MQSIASLCKNIVEEDSAIFPRVTLSTPSIRQLGMEDLLTNQAFSFCKRELHTWVFSYSELFDVPALQDSLSALEIERAALFSTKELSSRYTYARGLLRTVLSRYVGVAPEHVSFEYSSLGKPYINNRSLHFNLSHSEDVVFLVISEEFELGADVEKVRCVPEGTSIAERWFTKQEAEWICSSDHNTRESAAFLRCWVIREAFVKAVGFGLMLPLNSFGVLLPEFTITEATLTNTPMSPTITKHERSDDVLIIELTPQNGYCAAIAVLTV, from the coding sequence GTGCAGAGCATTGCATCGCTATGTAAAAATATTGTTGAAGAGGATAGCGCGATTTTTCCCCGGGTCACGCTATCCACTCCTTCAATACGGCAACTGGGAATGGAGGACTTGCTCACGAATCAGGCATTCAGTTTTTGCAAGCGAGAATTGCATACGTGGGTGTTTTCGTATTCTGAGCTGTTCGATGTTCCTGCATTACAAGACAGCCTGTCCGCTCTTGAAATAGAGCGGGCAGCGTTGTTTTCCACAAAAGAGCTTTCCAGTCGTTACACGTACGCACGAGGGCTGCTGCGTACTGTGCTTTCCCGCTATGTAGGCGTAGCACCGGAACACGTTTCGTTTGAATACTCCTCGCTTGGTAAGCCTTATATTAACAATCGTTCGTTACATTTTAATCTTTCCCATTCTGAAGACGTCGTTTTTCTTGTGATCTCAGAAGAGTTTGAGCTTGGTGCTGATGTTGAAAAAGTCCGCTGTGTTCCTGAAGGCACATCCATAGCGGAAAGGTGGTTCACAAAACAAGAAGCAGAGTGGATTTGTTCATCCGATCACAACACCCGTGAAAGCGCCGCGTTTCTACGCTGCTGGGTTATTCGTGAAGCCTTTGTAAAAGCAGTTGGGTTCGGACTGATGCTTCCTTTAAATTCTTTCGGAGTGTTGCTGCCGGAATTTACGATTACTGAAGCCACCTTAACAAACACCCCCATGTCTCCAACAATCACAAAACATGAACGAAGCGATGACGTTTTGATTATCGAACTTACACCACAAAACGGGTACTGCGCTGCAATTGCAGTGCTCACCGTATAA
- a CDS encoding TonB-dependent receptor, with the protein MKKKVGVLLALIGIMLSLPINGHAEEEKKYYLEGMTVTAQKVEQNIQKIPGTVEALTDLELEERVINNFKEFVEYIPNVFLRKNSIDNALVIRGVSSFAGSLYSTAGFYVDGVNYPIHQMQDLDFWDIERIEVLKGPQGTLYGRNSESGVINIVTKKPTFDLSGKIYTQLGAYDAHDGEPIARGGFAVNIPVIDNKFAMKFSGQRDYSSGWMENTYDDEHAQKINELGGRFTTLITPTEDLEIITIIEQRKKDNGVGVYRYIEGPNKTEYNTLEWNGDNENRVNAGAQVLKVNYDAGSFDIASVFAHHLFQQHYSNDADMSPADWGNSGGKNRISILSEELRFSSKQGEDRLFDWLGGFYGYVEDVKTRYAAAGYTHHTKQDNSGAAVFGQTTWNMTQKWHLTGGLRLDWLSLEGKKDLEGPGSTDRFSENHSYTELLPTVSLAYDITDDILTYAKVSKGYLAGGYDYSTAKTEDQFYFKPEYSWNYELGLKTNLFEKSLIANVALFYINIDDKQVAQMEPTTGDPERRRIVNAATARSYGAELDLQWMPVAGLTVKGGLGYLNSRLKDWQTEGSDPFDYDNKVTPGSPEWSYTIGGTYRWESGMLVGADLVGVSSFYTDTKNQSKVDGRTLVNTRVGFEGEDIEVIFWVKNLFNKKYYENEWAWGPGSTLAQQGAPRSLGVSLTYNF; encoded by the coding sequence ATGAAGAAAAAAGTAGGGGTGCTGCTTGCCCTGATCGGCATTATGCTGTCTTTGCCGATCAATGGACACGCGGAGGAAGAGAAGAAGTATTATCTTGAGGGGATGACTGTCACAGCCCAAAAGGTAGAGCAGAATATTCAAAAAATTCCAGGAACTGTTGAAGCGCTGACTGATTTAGAACTGGAAGAACGGGTTATTAACAATTTCAAAGAATTTGTAGAGTACATTCCAAACGTATTCTTACGTAAAAACAGTATAGATAACGCACTTGTTATCCGTGGTGTTTCATCATTTGCAGGTTCTTTATACTCCACAGCGGGTTTTTACGTTGATGGCGTAAACTATCCTATCCACCAGATGCAAGATCTGGATTTTTGGGACATTGAACGCATTGAAGTTCTCAAAGGCCCACAAGGTACTTTGTACGGACGTAACTCTGAGTCAGGTGTAATTAATATTGTTACCAAAAAGCCGACATTCGACTTAAGTGGTAAAATTTACACTCAGCTAGGAGCATATGATGCTCACGACGGAGAGCCAATAGCTCGTGGTGGTTTTGCTGTTAACATTCCTGTTATCGACAACAAATTTGCCATGAAATTTTCCGGTCAACGCGACTATTCCAGTGGCTGGATGGAAAATACTTATGATGACGAACATGCACAAAAAATTAATGAGCTCGGTGGTCGTTTCACAACCTTGATTACTCCGACCGAAGATTTGGAAATTATCACAATCATCGAACAGAGAAAGAAAGATAACGGCGTAGGGGTATACCGTTACATCGAAGGGCCTAACAAAACAGAATACAATACTCTTGAATGGAATGGTGACAACGAAAACCGCGTAAACGCTGGTGCACAGGTTCTTAAAGTTAATTACGACGCAGGCAGCTTTGATATTGCCTCTGTATTTGCTCATCACCTGTTCCAGCAGCACTATTCAAACGATGCTGATATGTCTCCGGCAGATTGGGGTAACTCTGGCGGCAAAAACCGTATCAGTATTCTGAGTGAAGAGCTGCGCTTCTCATCTAAACAGGGTGAAGATCGCCTTTTTGACTGGCTTGGTGGTTTCTACGGATACGTTGAAGACGTAAAAACACGCTACGCTGCTGCCGGCTACACGCACCACACCAAACAGGACAACAGCGGTGCTGCGGTATTTGGTCAGACAACTTGGAACATGACACAAAAATGGCACCTTACTGGTGGTCTTCGCCTCGACTGGTTGTCTCTTGAAGGTAAGAAAGACTTGGAAGGTCCAGGTAGTACTGATCGCTTTTCTGAAAATCATTCCTACACAGAACTGCTACCTACAGTCAGCTTAGCCTATGACATTACAGACGATATCCTTACTTACGCCAAAGTAAGTAAAGGGTACCTTGCTGGTGGTTATGATTACTCAACAGCAAAAACTGAAGATCAGTTCTACTTTAAACCTGAGTACTCTTGGAACTATGAATTAGGTTTAAAAACTAACCTGTTTGAAAAAAGCCTTATTGCCAACGTAGCACTTTTCTACATCAATATCGACGACAAGCAGGTTGCTCAGATGGAGCCAACAACTGGCGACCCTGAACGCCGTCGTATTGTTAACGCTGCTACAGCGCGCTCTTATGGTGCTGAGCTCGATTTACAGTGGATGCCTGTTGCAGGGCTGACCGTAAAAGGTGGACTCGGTTACCTGAATAGCCGTCTGAAAGACTGGCAGACTGAAGGCAGCGATCCTTTCGACTATGACAACAAGGTAACTCCGGGCTCTCCGGAGTGGTCCTACACAATTGGTGGCACCTATCGCTGGGAATCCGGCATGCTCGTCGGTGCAGATCTTGTAGGGGTAAGCTCCTTCTACACAGATACTAAAAACCAATCTAAAGTTGATGGACGTACGCTGGTAAACACACGTGTCGGTTTTGAAGGCGAAGATATTGAAGTCATTTTTTGGGTAAAAAACCTGTTCAACAAAAAATATTACGAAAACGAATGGGCTTGGGGACCAGGCAGCACGTTAGCACAACAGGGTGCTCCTCGTTCTTTGGGTGTATCGTTAACTTATAACTTCTAA